Proteins encoded together in one Cicer arietinum cultivar CDC Frontier isolate Library 1 chromosome 4, Cicar.CDCFrontier_v2.0, whole genome shotgun sequence window:
- the LOC101508314 gene encoding probable sugar phosphate/phosphate translocator At5g25400, which translates to MFNMLSISLGVGVAAYGEARFDTWGVILQLGVVAFEATKLVMIQILLTSKGISLNPITSLYYVAPCCFVFLSIPWILVEYPILKQTSTFQFDFVIFGTNSFCAFALNLAVFLLVGKTSALTMNVAGVVKDWLLIAFSWSVIKDTVTPINLFGYGLAFLGVAYYNHSKLQALKAKEAQKKVSQPDEETGRLLEDREGDGSGKRNDNQN; encoded by the coding sequence ATGTTTAACATGTTATCCATTTCTCTTGGCGTTGGTGTTGCCGCATATGGTGAAGCTAGGTTTGATACATGGGGTGTTATTCTTCAATTAGGTGTTGTTGCTTTTGAAGCCACCAAATTGGTTATGATTCAAATCTTGCTTACATCCAAAGGGATTTCATTGAATCCTATTACATCTTTGTACTACGTTGCTCCTTGTTGTTTCGTTTTCTTGTCTATTCCTTGGATCCTTGTCGAGTATCCAATTTTGAAACAGACTTCCACTtttcaatttgattttgttatttttggGACTAATTCATTCTGTGCATTTGCTTTGAATCTTGCTGTTTTTCTTCTTGTTGGCAAAACTTCAGCTTTGACAATGAATGTTGCTGGTGTTGTTAAAGATTGGCTTTTGATTGCGTTTTCTTGGTCTGTTATTAAGGATACTGTTACACCCATTAATTTGTTTGGGTATGGACTTGCTTTCTTGGGTGTGGCTTATTATAATCATTCAAAGTTGCAGGCACTTAAGGCTAAAGAGGCACAGAAGAAGGTTTCACAACCTGATGAAGAAACTGGAAGGTTGCTTGAAGATAGAGAAGGAGATGGATCAGGGAAGAGAAATGATAATCAGAAttga